CAGTAAGGCTCCAATTCAGACAATAAGTGTTTGTTaggattttttttacatctttaaaTGAGTAAACAACTCTGACGGACTTTGGTCCAATTACTCAACAatcaaagacaatggggcacatttactaagggtccgaatcgtgtttttcccaCCGGGTTTCCTGAGCTTTTCTGATTTgtgacgaattgccccgggattttgacgcatgtGATCGGagtgtggcacatcggcgccggctttcacacggcagaaatcgtgggggcgtggccgttggaaaacccgccagattcggaaaagctgcggaattaaaaaaaaaaattgtgtcgcaaaaataacactcacatacaccgagacggaggagttgaattccggcggacttcagcgcagcagcgacacctagtggacatcgggcgcaagaccttagtgaatcccggcagaacctggagaacgcaccgctggatcgtgactggaccgggtaagtaaatctgcccaatggggcccaatgaggcagatttacttacccggttcagtcgcgatctccggcgcaaattggaaaaattcaagaaacccggcggaaaaaaacgcgattcggacccttagtaaatgtgccccattaattgGACTTTGGAGGTCCCGCGGGAATGATCGCTTACAGTATCTGACAAAAGGGGTATTCTaatttttgcaaataaatgttaatgtttgtgtaatggaaagttatgcaattttccaatatactttctttatcaattcctaatggttttctagatctctgcttgctgtccgtctattgaaagcttcattgtttgcttcctgtggacagaaatttgGCAATGGTCACACTGGTCTCTCTTGGGATTGTGcttgactctgacctctcctttgcacgtatattaaatatattgctcTAGAATCCAGAATTCGTATacttctgacaattgaaacctctaaaacactaattgtcgCTCTGATCCACTCTCGCCAAGACTACTATAACTCTACTAATtggcttccactcactaaactctctcctcttcaatcaattcttaatgcagcagccgggctctatctctaccttaattcgacctctcatgcacatctccaggacttcttccgagctgcaccaattctctggagtgATCTTCctcagactatcagactaatacccaccctccaaagcttcaaatgtgctgttaaaacccatttttaagcaggtctgtcacactcactaactgcatgaaatgtcaactctctctttgctAATccatccaatgtcctcctcccttctgttatccagcaaacagtaGATATATACCAGGCTCCTCAGCGGTGACATTTACCTTGGACtggcggctgatggctgtttcaagcagcagaatttttatttattgttattttattctgttcccttataaagaatggctggaccattatacaagctcttatacctcttgtgtccccctcatcctcatagactgtaagctcttgtgtcacccctcatcctcatagactgtaagttcttgtgtcaccccctcatcctcatagactgtaagctcttgtgtcaccccctcacagactataagctcttgtgtcatcccctcatcctcatagactgtaagctcttgtgtcatcccctcatcctcatagactgtaagctcttgtgtcaccccatgatcatcatagactgtaagctcttgtgtcaccccctcatcctcatagcctgtaagctcttgtgtcacccactcatcctcatagactgtaggctcttgtatcaccccctcatcctcatagactgtaagctcttgtatcaccccctcatcctcatagactgtaagctcttgtgtcaccccctcatcctcatagactgtaagctcttgtgtcaccccctcatcctcatagactgtaagctcttgtgtcctcccctcatcctcatagactgtaggctcttgtgtcaccctctcatcctcatagactgtaagctcttgtgtcaccccctcatcctcatagactgtaagctcttgtgtcaccccctcatcctcatagactgtaagctcttgtgccaccctctcatcctcatagactgtaagctcttgtgtccccccccctcatccgcatagactgtaagctcttgtgtcttcccctcatcctcatagactgtaagctcttgtgtcacccccctcatccgcatagactgtaagctcttgtgtcttcccctcatcctcatagactgtaggctcttgtgtcaccctctcatcctcatagactgtaagctcttgtgtcacccctcatcctcatagactgtaagctcgtgtgtcccccctcatcctcatagactgtaagctcttgtgtcaccccctcacagactgtaagctcttgtgtcccccctcatcctcatagactgtaagctcttgtgtcccccctcatcctcatagactgtaagctcttgtgtcaccccctcacagactgtaagctcttgtgtcccccctcatcctcatagactgtaggctcttgtgtcaccccctcatcctcacagactgtaagctcttgtgtctccccctcatcctcatagactgtaaggctcttgtgtcaccccctcatcctcgtagactgtaagctcttgtgtcccccttcatcctcatagactgtaagctcttgtgtcaccctctcatcctcatagactgtaagctcttgtgtcaccccctcaccctcatagactgtaagctcttgtattacctcctcatcctcatagactgtaagctcttgtgtcaccccctcatcctcatagactgtaagctcttgtgtcaccccctcatcctcatagactgtaagctcttgtgtcacccctcatcctcatagactgtaagctcttgtgtcacccctcatcctcatatacttgtaagctcttgtgtcaccccctcatcctcatagactgtaagctcttgtgtcaccccctcatcctcatagactgtaagctcttgtgtcatcccctcatcctcatagactgtaagctcttgtatcacctcctcatcctcatagactgtgcgctcttgtgtcacctcctcatcctcctagactgtaagctcttgtgtcaccccctcatcctcatagactgtaagctcttgtgatcagggccctcactcctattgttccatatgactgtttgtactctataatgtagtatagttgtatatgtcccctatgatttgtaaagctatggaatttgatggcgctatagaaataaatattattattattatagttgtcCTGGACGTCACAAAGGCCATAATCTACTCTACATATTTTGAAGACTCGTTCTTTGTATACTTTTTGGCGCTGAAAAGAAGAggtaacagtagtagtagaggATAATCGGCAGAGTTACGGTGAGGGCTCAGACCAAAGCCCATGAAATGATGTCATGTAATTGGACTTTGGGCACTGTGTGGAGTCACAGGGTGCGCTGTAGTGTTGTATCAGTCCTCTAAGGGGAGATTGTAATGGATGCAATTACCTGAGAGTCCAGGTTGTGAGCAGCTCTGTACAGATCCTGAACGGCTCGTTCCAGAAATTCAAAAGCATGACAGTCCACACAAAGGCGAGCtagaaaatatacacaatatgatgGTCCATTTCTGCAATTATTTACaggaaatatttttatttatatgttgATTGAAATTCTCCCACACTCCAGTGATTAAATTAGATTCTAAGCCTAATGATGGACTgttacttcctgttctgtagagatcacttaaTAGCAGTCATCGAATGATCACATAACTGTGCATAGACAAAATTTACAACTCCCAGTAGGAGTTGTCACAATGACCTCTactcaggtcacagagcatgcccactatccTATAAAAATCAATGCATCAAGTCCAGActaagttattggggcacatttacctacctggtccctgcgcgatcctcgATCCgtactgtccgacaaggatgaactcttCCACGatccatgaagatcgtgcgcccgatttcctgcatgtgtcgcttccccgctcaggtccccgcagttcaccttcttcttcctggtgtatgtaagtgcttggcttgcaacacaattttaaatcctgcggtttgcccaaatccgtcggattgtttgaccccccctcccccgatttgtgtcgcatgaaagccagtgcgattgcggcaaaatccgattcgcgtgcaccaaaacccccttttaaatccctgtcccagcggtgcaaaattatttataatttgtctttctgggcttttttggcgtaaaaaaagtctcaaagtagtcacattttttagacttttcactgctaaaaagtctcacagcacTTTATACACCTATTCATTCATCTGGCCTAAACATGTGTGCAAAGCCAGAGTCATGACTTTAGACTTTTGcacaaagtctcatagttactccagtcccctgctgctctatgtgctgagactttttatacattttgagacttttttgggacttcttAGACAGAAAATAGATcacaaaaacatttattaaaggggcaaagtcactttaatgaatctaatgggcagcagagctccaaaaacagacctagaactgtcccaaggagctgccaaatgataaatgaccccccttgaCACAAAATAATTGACACTTGATATTCCAAAAACATGGAAAGTGAGCACCTGATATAATTTAGTTTCGCCACAATCTACAATCTGGTGTGTTCCATATGATGTGTCACTTACTATCAGCCAAAATGGTTGTTCCTGTTTGAGGAATAGCTCCATCAATCTTCTCATTCGTTGGGGTAACTATTGATGTACCCCCAGCCATCGCCACAAGCGTCAGCCACCAGATAACAGGTCTGATTGTAGACTCCGACATTATCCAGTCTGTAATATACAAATACACATAATAAGCATCTTGGATTGAAATTGTGCTTGGAATATGgagaacagtgccacacctgcccTTAGGATGTGTGCGGTACTGCAACCCTGGGAAAGTGAATGAAGTGTGACGCAGAACACAACCTGTAGAGTCC
The DNA window shown above is from Engystomops pustulosus chromosome 1, aEngPut4.maternal, whole genome shotgun sequence and carries:
- the NICOL1 gene encoding NELL2-interacting cell ontogeny regulator 1, with the translated sequence MSESTIRPVIWWLTLVAMAGGTSIVTPTNEKIDGAIPQTGTTILADTRLCVDCHAFEFLERAVQDLYRAAHNLDSQTEILILRTEDRGLCRCLT